The Hymenobacter baengnokdamensis genome includes a region encoding these proteins:
- a CDS encoding outer membrane beta-barrel protein, with product MNNLFACGLLAALTASSAALAQTLAQTTEPSATSRLAATAAKAPAKADTVMAKVPFDGMDLSWVNGQNRQQNFPLQFKDQAGETVLTATTFLDGYYNYNFANPLDHTQTISAVTGRTQEFSLALASIGIESNYKNIIGRLWLQTGSMLNVVQETDASVLRGRNTGTTIGANGVNVGTGITTNNLKYIREAAAGYHFNVAYGLNLELGIFMSYIGLESYVTQENWSYQRSLVCDFTPFYFQGARAQFYPAKNFKTELWVMNGWQTYNTVNNRPALGNSNYYRPSENIQLVANFYYGNDSRPGADSLAVGRAAYPNIQRFHHDNSIVARYYHKDKKGPLRGITQAAFSLNTHYGFQSGTDAAGNEVKRADNYMVGSSLANRIWFAKNKLALTTRVGFVKNPGRYLSFNPSVVGFTDTDASKLTAKEATATFDVMPSDYVTFRVEYLHRSANVPYFAGPGGTTSPSGYADQPLPAHYVPDLRDYENRLIFAVNFRL from the coding sequence ATGAATAATCTCTTTGCTTGCGGCTTACTAGCCGCCCTTACTGCCAGTAGTGCAGCCCTGGCTCAGACTCTGGCTCAGACTACCGAACCCAGCGCCACCTCCCGCCTGGCTGCCACTGCGGCAAAGGCTCCCGCCAAAGCCGACACGGTAATGGCCAAAGTGCCCTTCGACGGCATGGACCTGAGCTGGGTCAATGGCCAGAACCGCCAACAGAATTTCCCGCTCCAGTTTAAGGACCAGGCGGGTGAAACTGTGCTCACGGCCACCACTTTTCTGGATGGCTATTACAACTACAACTTCGCCAATCCGCTCGACCATACCCAGACGATTTCGGCCGTGACGGGCCGCACCCAGGAGTTTTCGCTGGCGCTGGCCAGCATCGGCATCGAGAGCAATTACAAGAATATTATCGGCCGGCTATGGCTGCAAACCGGCTCCATGCTGAACGTGGTGCAGGAAACCGACGCCTCGGTGCTGCGCGGGCGCAACACGGGCACTACCATCGGGGCCAACGGCGTGAACGTCGGCACCGGTATCACCACCAACAACCTCAAGTATATCCGCGAGGCGGCGGCCGGCTACCACTTCAACGTGGCCTATGGCCTGAACCTGGAGCTGGGTATTTTTATGAGCTACATCGGCCTGGAAAGCTACGTGACCCAGGAAAACTGGAGCTACCAGCGCTCGCTGGTCTGCGATTTTACACCCTTCTATTTTCAGGGGGCGCGGGCCCAGTTTTATCCGGCCAAAAACTTCAAGACCGAGCTGTGGGTGATGAACGGCTGGCAAACCTATAACACGGTTAACAACCGCCCGGCGCTGGGCAACTCGAACTACTACCGGCCCAGTGAAAATATCCAGCTGGTGGCCAACTTCTACTACGGCAACGATTCGCGCCCCGGCGCCGACTCGCTGGCCGTGGGCCGCGCGGCCTACCCTAATATCCAGCGCTTTCACCACGACAACTCCATTGTGGCGCGCTATTACCACAAAGACAAGAAGGGCCCGCTGCGCGGCATTACGCAGGCCGCGTTTAGTCTGAACACGCACTACGGCTTCCAGAGCGGCACCGATGCCGCCGGCAATGAGGTGAAGCGGGCCGACAACTACATGGTGGGCTCGTCGCTGGCCAACCGCATCTGGTTTGCCAAAAATAAGCTGGCGCTCACTACCCGCGTGGGCTTTGTTAAAAACCCTGGCCGCTACCTCAGCTTCAACCCGTCGGTGGTGGGCTTCACCGATACCGATGCCAGCAAGCTCACGGCCAAAGAGGCAACCGCTACCTTCGATGTGATGCCTAGCGACTACGTCACCTTTCGGGTGGAGTACCTGCACCGCTCGGCCAACGTGCCTTATTTCGCCGGGCCGGGCGGCACTACTTCGCCCAGCGGCTACGCCGACCAGCCCCTGCCGGCCCATTACGTGCCCGATTTGCGCGACTATGAGAACCGCCTCATCTTCGCCGTCAACTTTCGCCTGTAG
- a CDS encoding ABC-F family ATP-binding cassette domain-containing protein gives MISISDLDFHFGSRTLYDGASLHIKPKDKIGLVGLNGTGKSTLLRLLVGEYKPDGGSISMSKDVSLGFLNQDLLSYDSHESILVVAMQAFAEALELQKKIDEILLKFETDYTDDLVDKLANLQERFEALGGYTMQSKAEEILEGLGFSTDDLQKPLKTFSGGWRMRVMLAKILLQQPSLLLLDEPTNHLDLPSIKWIENYLAGYEGAVIIVSHDREFLDGTTNTTVEVSGGKLHPYAGNYSFYQEEKVLRTEIQQGAYDNQQAAIKQAERFIERFKASASKAKQAQSRVKALDKLERIEAVAPDAAKVNFKFTFSQQPGRHILRMEHVGKSYGDKLIFRDTHLHIERGDKIALIGANGKGKSTLMRLVAGAEQPTAGKHQLGHNVIMAFYAQHQLESLTIDNEIIQEMNEAGSKRNEMELRGVLGSFLFTGDDVYKKIKVLSGGEKSRVALAKTLISEANFLLLDEPTNHLDMQSVNILIQALEQYEGTFIVISHDRYFVENVATKTWYIEDFQLKEYPGTYHEYEQWQDEREKAAKKAGLPSPSAAKPAPSRSLKLTLPPPKRPHPTKRKLCAK, from the coding sequence ATGATTTCCATTTCCGACCTCGACTTCCATTTTGGCTCGCGCACCCTCTACGATGGGGCCAGCCTGCACATCAAACCCAAGGATAAAATCGGCCTGGTAGGCCTGAATGGTACCGGCAAATCGACCTTGCTGCGCCTACTCGTGGGCGAGTACAAGCCCGACGGCGGCTCCATCTCCATGAGCAAAGACGTGAGTCTGGGCTTCCTGAACCAGGACTTGCTGAGCTATGACTCGCACGAGTCTATCCTGGTGGTGGCCATGCAGGCCTTTGCCGAGGCGCTCGAATTGCAGAAGAAAATCGACGAGATTCTGCTCAAGTTTGAAACCGACTACACCGATGACCTGGTCGATAAGCTCGCCAACCTACAGGAGCGCTTTGAGGCACTGGGCGGCTACACCATGCAGTCGAAGGCCGAAGAGATTCTCGAAGGCCTGGGCTTCTCGACCGACGACTTGCAGAAGCCGCTCAAGACCTTCTCGGGCGGCTGGCGCATGCGCGTGATGCTGGCCAAAATTCTGCTGCAACAGCCCTCGCTGCTGCTGCTCGACGAGCCTACCAACCACCTGGACCTGCCGAGTATCAAGTGGATTGAGAACTATCTAGCCGGCTACGAGGGCGCGGTAATTATTGTGAGCCACGACCGCGAATTTCTGGATGGCACTACCAACACCACCGTGGAAGTGAGCGGCGGCAAGCTGCACCCTTACGCCGGCAACTACTCGTTCTACCAGGAAGAGAAGGTATTGCGCACCGAGATTCAGCAGGGCGCCTACGACAACCAGCAGGCCGCCATCAAGCAGGCCGAGCGCTTTATTGAGCGCTTCAAGGCCAGCGCCAGCAAGGCCAAGCAGGCCCAGAGCCGCGTGAAGGCGCTCGACAAGCTGGAGCGCATCGAGGCCGTGGCGCCCGACGCAGCCAAGGTGAATTTCAAGTTTACCTTCTCGCAGCAGCCCGGCCGCCACATCCTGCGCATGGAACATGTAGGCAAAAGCTACGGCGACAAGCTCATTTTCCGCGATACGCACTTGCACATCGAGCGGGGCGATAAAATCGCGCTTATCGGGGCCAACGGCAAGGGCAAATCGACGCTGATGCGCCTGGTGGCCGGGGCCGAGCAGCCTACCGCCGGCAAGCACCAGTTGGGCCACAATGTGATTATGGCCTTCTACGCCCAGCACCAACTCGAAAGCCTGACCATCGACAACGAGATTATCCAGGAAATGAACGAGGCCGGCTCGAAGCGCAACGAGATGGAATTGCGCGGCGTGCTGGGCTCGTTTCTGTTCACGGGCGATGATGTATATAAGAAAATCAAGGTATTGAGCGGCGGCGAGAAAAGCCGCGTAGCGCTGGCCAAAACCCTGATTTCGGAAGCTAACTTCCTGCTGCTCGACGAACCGACCAACCACCTGGATATGCAGTCGGTGAATATCCTCATTCAGGCCCTGGAGCAGTACGAGGGCACGTTCATCGTGATTAGCCACGACCGCTACTTCGTGGAGAACGTGGCCACCAAAACCTGGTACATCGAGGATTTTCAGCTCAAGGAATACCCCGGCACCTACCACGAGTACGAGCAGTGGCAGGACGAGCGCGAGAAAGCCGCTAAAAAAGCGGGCCTCCCCAGCCCCTCGGCCGCCAAGCCCGCCCCAAGCCGGAGCCTAAAGCTGACCCTACCCCCGCCAAAACGCCCTCACCCGACCAAAAGAAAGCTCTGCGCGAAATAG
- a CDS encoding KUP/HAK/KT family potassium transporter yields the protein MQTSPPSTLPAVDESGGHQALKAGASAAGTLIALGIVYGDIGTSPLYTVRGVFEGRPVTEDVVLGTVSAIIWTLTLLTTIKYVLIAMRADNNGEGGILSLYALLQRLNFKYLYLPAIVGAAALLADGVITPPISVSSAIEGLRILRPHLHTVPIVLAILMGLFAIQQFGTAIIGKLFGPVMLVFFSMIAVLGVQFMLHDLSILRAFNPYYALHMLATIPGGFWLLGSIFLCSTGAEALYADMGHVGRPNIYVSWTFVKICLVLNYLGQGAWLLQHMGKPLGDNNPFFAMIPAWGLLPAIGLCTLATIIASQALISGSYTLIIEALRLNFWPKVKVLYPTELRGQAYVPSLNWLLCAGCVGVVLHFRESSNMEAAYGLAITFTMLMTTVLLAFFLYLRRVSPVWIGLLLLVYFTVEGSFLIANLRKFPEGGYVSVLMSLVLLAVMVSWIQGQRLREAFVKYVPLADWLPLLKELSRDESVPKFATHLVYLTDSVDPSQIERGITHSIFQKSPKRADVYYLIHIVTTDEPYTKTYHVDTILPDDLVRIEFHLGFRVDHAINYMFRQVVTDLVQSKEVDITSRYNSLRDQDVVGDFQFVILNRTLPYAQSLTSWQRLVARLAGVLRWLGASQQESFGLDNSSLTIENIPLLIPERPELHLTRE from the coding sequence ATGCAAACTTCTCCTCCTTCCACCCTGCCTGCCGTTGACGAGTCCGGTGGTCACCAGGCTTTAAAAGCCGGGGCATCGGCGGCCGGTACGCTCATCGCCCTCGGCATTGTGTACGGCGACATTGGCACTTCGCCGCTCTACACCGTGCGGGGCGTGTTTGAGGGCCGGCCCGTGACGGAAGACGTGGTGCTGGGCACCGTGTCGGCCATTATCTGGACGCTTACCTTACTCACGACCATCAAGTACGTGCTCATTGCCATGCGGGCCGACAACAACGGCGAGGGCGGCATTTTGTCGCTCTACGCCCTGCTGCAACGGCTCAATTTCAAATACCTCTACCTGCCGGCCATCGTGGGGGCGGCGGCGCTGCTGGCCGATGGGGTCATCACGCCGCCCATCTCGGTGTCGTCGGCCATTGAGGGGCTGCGGATTCTGCGGCCCCACCTGCATACGGTGCCCATCGTGCTGGCTATCCTGATGGGGCTGTTTGCCATTCAGCAGTTCGGCACGGCCATAATCGGTAAGCTGTTCGGGCCGGTCATGCTCGTGTTTTTCAGTATGATAGCGGTGCTTGGTGTGCAGTTTATGCTGCACGATTTAAGCATTTTGCGGGCCTTCAATCCGTACTACGCCCTGCACATGCTGGCCACTATTCCGGGTGGGTTCTGGCTGCTGGGCTCTATTTTCCTGTGCAGCACCGGGGCCGAAGCGCTGTACGCCGACATGGGCCACGTGGGCCGGCCGAATATCTACGTGTCGTGGACGTTTGTAAAAATATGCCTGGTGCTCAACTACCTGGGGCAGGGCGCGTGGCTGCTCCAGCATATGGGCAAGCCGCTCGGCGATAATAACCCTTTCTTTGCCATGATACCGGCCTGGGGCCTGCTGCCGGCCATCGGGCTGTGCACGCTGGCGACCATCATTGCCTCGCAGGCGCTCATTTCGGGCTCGTACACGCTTATCATTGAGGCGCTGCGGCTGAATTTCTGGCCTAAGGTGAAGGTGCTGTACCCCACTGAGTTGCGCGGGCAGGCCTACGTGCCCTCGCTCAACTGGCTGCTGTGCGCGGGCTGCGTGGGCGTGGTGCTGCACTTCCGCGAAAGCTCGAATATGGAGGCGGCCTACGGCCTGGCCATCACCTTTACCATGCTCATGACCACGGTGCTGCTGGCCTTCTTTTTGTACCTGCGCCGGGTTAGCCCGGTCTGGATTGGCTTGCTGCTGCTGGTGTATTTCACCGTCGAAGGCTCGTTTCTGATTGCCAACCTGCGCAAATTTCCCGAAGGCGGCTACGTGAGCGTACTCATGAGCCTAGTGCTGCTGGCCGTGATGGTGAGTTGGATTCAGGGCCAGCGCCTGCGCGAGGCTTTTGTCAAATACGTGCCGCTGGCCGACTGGCTGCCCCTGCTTAAGGAGTTGAGCCGGGATGAATCGGTGCCCAAGTTTGCTACTCACCTCGTGTACCTCACCGATTCGGTAGACCCGAGCCAGATTGAGCGGGGCATTACGCACAGCATTTTTCAGAAAAGCCCCAAGCGGGCCGATGTGTACTATCTTATCCACATCGTAACGACCGATGAGCCTTATACGAAGACTTACCACGTCGACACTATCCTGCCCGACGACCTAGTGCGCATTGAGTTTCACCTGGGCTTCCGGGTCGACCACGCCATTAACTATATGTTCCGGCAGGTGGTCACGGATTTGGTTCAGAGTAAGGAGGTCGATATCACCTCGCGCTACAACTCGCTGCGCGACCAGGACGTGGTGGGCGATTTCCAGTTCGTGATTCTGAACCGCACGCTGCCCTACGCGCAGTCGCTGACCAGCTGGCAGCGGCTGGTGGCCCGGCTGGCGGGCGTGCTGCGCTGGCTGGGGGCCAGCCAGCAGGAAAGCTTTGGACTGGATAACTCCTCGCTCACCATCGAAAATATTCCGCTGCTCATCCCCGAGCGCCCCGAATTACACCTCACCCGCGAATAA
- a CDS encoding ABC transporter C-terminal domain-containing protein, which produces MREIAEVEASIDKLEKELAIYEKQLADPKIYQNASQLKDTTLKFEQTKKELARQNDRWEMLAEM; this is translated from the coding sequence CTGCGCGAAATAGCCGAGGTAGAAGCCAGCATCGACAAGCTGGAAAAGGAGCTGGCCATCTACGAAAAGCAATTGGCCGACCCCAAAATCTACCAGAATGCTTCGCAGTTAAAGGACACTACCCTCAAATTTGAGCAAACTAAAAAGGAATTGGCGCGCCAGAACGACCGCTGGGAAATGCTGGCCGAGATGTAA
- a CDS encoding type IX secretion system plug protein: MRFRLLCLSLLATACVPLGTPITNPNLPASQQQKPAEYYADRTLRYQDYIYDPSVRSVQCYVPTGQANGIFNPPIVPLSQDQPVTLEFDVLGEQAPRLTAKLIHCDLNWAPSQLTDMQFLSEINEFTLTNYQTSVNTKTPYYHYTLQVPRVKISGNYLLLVQNQAGVPLVSRRMLVYENQVVATLQQGIPAGGLDARYAYQQLDFTINYSAVELVNPAAEVKVVLRQNYRWDNAHYNLTPTFVRDAERRLEYQYINYENAFPGLSEYRYFDMRSLQANGLGVSRLLRQTNPVQVELLEETTRNGLTYNQYVDANGQRVFENREYGNGAYNGDYAQVTFNLKAPQPAPGPVYVFGALSDWQLRDEFRLTYDSTQQRYTGRALLKQGYYNYSYAVAPRRAGGVPDEVYFEGTHTETENFYDLLVYYRPPGTRTDLLIAYQALDLNKR, translated from the coding sequence ATGCGTTTTCGTCTTCTTTGCCTTTCGCTGCTGGCTACGGCCTGCGTGCCCCTGGGCACTCCCATCACCAACCCCAACCTGCCCGCCAGTCAGCAGCAGAAACCCGCCGAGTATTACGCTGACCGCACCTTGCGCTACCAGGACTACATCTATGACCCCAGCGTGCGCAGCGTGCAGTGCTACGTACCCACCGGGCAGGCCAACGGCATCTTCAACCCGCCCATTGTGCCCCTGAGCCAGGACCAACCCGTGACGCTGGAGTTTGACGTGCTGGGCGAGCAGGCGCCGCGCCTCACGGCCAAGCTTATTCACTGCGACCTGAACTGGGCGCCCTCGCAGCTCACCGACATGCAGTTTTTGAGCGAGATAAACGAGTTTACGCTCACCAACTACCAGACTTCCGTTAATACCAAGACGCCCTACTACCACTACACCCTGCAGGTGCCCCGCGTAAAAATCAGCGGCAACTACCTGCTGCTGGTGCAGAATCAGGCGGGCGTGCCGCTGGTTTCGCGCCGGATGCTGGTGTATGAAAATCAGGTGGTTGCTACGCTCCAGCAAGGCATTCCGGCCGGCGGCCTGGATGCCCGCTATGCCTATCAGCAGCTCGATTTTACCATCAACTATAGCGCCGTGGAGCTGGTGAACCCGGCCGCCGAGGTGAAGGTGGTGCTGCGCCAGAACTACCGCTGGGATAATGCCCACTACAACCTCACACCCACCTTCGTGCGCGATGCCGAGCGCCGGCTCGAATACCAGTATATCAACTACGAGAACGCCTTTCCGGGCCTGAGCGAATATAGGTATTTTGATATGCGTTCACTACAAGCCAACGGCCTGGGGGTGTCACGACTGCTGCGCCAGACCAACCCCGTGCAAGTAGAGCTGCTGGAAGAAACGACCCGCAATGGCCTGACTTACAACCAATACGTGGATGCCAACGGTCAGCGGGTATTTGAAAACCGGGAGTATGGCAACGGCGCTTACAACGGCGACTACGCCCAGGTAACGTTCAACCTGAAAGCGCCGCAGCCCGCGCCCGGCCCGGTGTATGTGTTCGGGGCCCTCAGCGACTGGCAGCTGCGCGACGAGTTCCGGCTGACCTACGACTCGACGCAGCAGCGCTATACCGGCCGCGCACTACTCAAGCAGGGGTACTACAACTATAGCTATGCCGTGGCCCCCAGGCGGGCTGGCGGCGTGCCCGACGAAGTATACTTTGAAGGCACCCATACCGAGACGGAAAACTTCTACGACCTGCTGGTATACTACCGCCCGCCGGGCACCCGCACCGACCTGCTCATCGCCTACCAGGCCCTCGACCTCAATAAGCGCTAA
- a CDS encoding porin — protein sequence MPVSIRVFATALLSTAFLRPALAQTVPPAPTSTTTTAPPAAPTATAAAPTAAAAADTARADPKPEFFGYVGVYYGYDFNNPASLQRPGFIYSENLHNQIAVNLALLGARYTSDRVRGTFAIQTGTYPDANYAAEPGVFKNIYEAWGGVRVAKSLWLDAGIFLSHIGLEGPNSRDNLTLTRSIMADNCPYYETGAKLTYDKGKKWLFSVLAVNGWQVIRDRNQNEAIGTQIQFRPSAKLLFNSSTFVGEGRNVPDSLGIRLRYFHDFYLTYDPSRKWKIAAAYDTGWQEKLDGKGGYDAWQGGVLIVRRRLWERAGLVGRVEYYHDPSGVLAPTRVGGLHTTGYSLGFDYLPVPRVILRAEVKEFVDRNEVYVKDKVARRTDAAATTMLGLTF from the coding sequence ATGCCCGTTTCTATCCGAGTTTTTGCCACCGCGCTGCTCAGCACAGCTTTTCTGCGGCCCGCCCTGGCCCAAACGGTTCCGCCGGCGCCTACCAGTACTACCACTACGGCGCCGCCCGCCGCCCCTACGGCCACCGCAGCTGCGCCCACGGCCGCTGCCGCCGCCGACACGGCCAGGGCCGACCCCAAGCCCGAGTTTTTTGGCTACGTGGGCGTGTACTACGGCTACGATTTCAACAACCCGGCGAGCTTGCAGCGGCCCGGCTTTATTTACTCTGAAAACCTGCACAACCAGATTGCCGTGAACCTGGCTCTGCTCGGCGCCCGCTACACCAGCGACCGGGTGCGCGGCACGTTTGCCATCCAGACCGGCACCTACCCCGATGCCAACTACGCTGCCGAGCCGGGAGTATTCAAAAACATCTATGAGGCCTGGGGCGGCGTGCGCGTGGCCAAAAGCCTGTGGCTCGATGCGGGCATCTTTCTCTCGCACATTGGCCTGGAAGGCCCCAACTCGCGCGATAACCTCACCCTGACGCGCTCCATCATGGCCGACAACTGTCCTTACTACGAAACCGGGGCCAAGCTCACGTATGACAAGGGCAAGAAGTGGCTGTTTTCGGTGCTGGCCGTCAACGGCTGGCAGGTTATCCGCGACCGTAACCAGAACGAGGCCATAGGCACCCAAATCCAGTTCCGGCCCAGTGCCAAGCTGCTCTTCAACTCCAGCACTTTTGTAGGAGAGGGCCGCAATGTGCCCGACTCGCTGGGCATCCGCCTCCGCTATTTTCACGATTTTTACCTCACCTACGACCCTTCCAGGAAATGGAAAATTGCCGCCGCCTACGACACGGGCTGGCAGGAAAAGCTTGATGGCAAGGGCGGCTACGATGCCTGGCAGGGCGGGGTACTTATCGTGCGCCGCCGCCTCTGGGAGCGGGCCGGCCTGGTGGGCCGTGTCGAATACTACCATGACCCGAGCGGGGTGCTGGCCCCTACGCGGGTGGGCGGCCTGCACACCACGGGCTACTCGCTGGGCTTCGATTATCTGCCCGTGCCCCGCGTCATCCTGCGGGCCGAAGTCAAAGAATTTGTAGACCGCAACGAGGTCTATGTCAAAGACAAAGTAGCCCGCCGTACCGATGCGGCCGCCACCACTATGCTCGGGCTCACGTTTTGA
- a CDS encoding polyphosphate kinase 2 family protein: protein MAATPSATTPAVLVQPGKPLRLADIDPANNEPFDHKKKVDKRLDELRKQLSDYQEKLYAEHHRSLLLVFQAMDTGGKDGAIRALLTGVNPAGVEVAAFKQPSSEELNHDFLWRIHQRTPGRGHIGVFNRSHYEDVLVTRVHGLIEPFVWQQRYQDIVHFEQLLTHSGTRVLKFFLHISKEEQATRLQARLDNPKKRWKFEPGDLKERQLWEGYQVAYQEALAATSTAECPWYVIPANDKRARDLAVAEIVVAALAEMHPKPPAATFDVAAQVII, encoded by the coding sequence ATGGCAGCTACCCCCTCCGCTACTACGCCCGCCGTGCTTGTGCAGCCCGGCAAACCTCTGCGCCTTGCCGACATCGACCCGGCTAACAATGAGCCATTTGACCATAAAAAGAAGGTCGATAAGCGCCTGGATGAGCTACGCAAACAGCTTAGCGACTACCAGGAAAAGCTCTATGCCGAACACCACCGCAGCCTGCTGCTGGTGTTTCAGGCCATGGATACGGGTGGGAAGGATGGGGCCATTCGGGCGCTGCTCACGGGCGTAAACCCGGCCGGCGTAGAAGTAGCGGCGTTTAAGCAGCCCAGCAGCGAGGAGCTGAATCACGATTTTCTGTGGCGCATCCACCAGCGTACGCCGGGGCGGGGGCACATTGGCGTGTTCAACCGCTCACACTACGAAGACGTGCTGGTAACGCGGGTGCACGGCCTCATCGAGCCCTTCGTCTGGCAGCAGCGCTACCAGGATATTGTGCATTTTGAGCAGCTGCTCACCCACAGCGGCACCCGGGTACTAAAGTTTTTTCTGCATATATCGAAAGAAGAGCAGGCTACCCGCCTGCAGGCCCGCCTCGACAATCCTAAGAAGCGCTGGAAATTTGAGCCCGGCGACCTTAAGGAACGGCAGCTCTGGGAGGGCTACCAGGTGGCCTACCAGGAAGCATTGGCCGCTACCTCCACGGCTGAATGCCCATGGTATGTGATACCCGCCAACGACAAGCGGGCCCGTGACCTGGCCGTGGCCGAAATCGTAGTGGCTGCGCTGGCCGAAATGCACCCCAAGCCACCAGCCGCCACGTTCGACGTGGCCGCGCAGGTGATAATATAG
- a CDS encoding alpha/beta hydrolase, which produces MNKNILSLSFAISLAVSACSPKLASLADKTPEQLTTTYSITKDVAYGTDKEETMDIYLSRDAQKLGNKNLTIVFLHGGGYYVSDKSKEERYIQPYLKKGMNVVNMNYRIKRGIPLASEDLTYALNFLKANNAAYRLNLDKIVVSGFSAGAHIASLVAVTANDPTYPFKLSSGLKIAAVVNFSGPVDGLDVVEKVFMSNDVPVMKAIGVALFPETTDYAPKEYIRKFEPITYFDKNDPPFFIWQGGKDDQVPPVTFEKFVALLKQEPKKNEVLFVPEGQHSPNANELKDAYQKIFHFLDRL; this is translated from the coding sequence ATGAACAAGAATATCCTCTCTCTCAGCTTCGCTATTTCGTTGGCCGTAAGCGCCTGCTCGCCTAAGCTGGCTTCGCTGGCTGATAAAACCCCCGAGCAGCTAACAACGACTTATTCCATAACCAAGGATGTAGCCTATGGCACTGATAAGGAAGAAACGATGGATATTTATCTTTCCAGGGACGCGCAGAAGCTGGGAAATAAAAACCTGACCATCGTTTTTCTGCACGGCGGCGGGTATTACGTCAGCGACAAGTCGAAAGAGGAAAGGTACATTCAGCCGTATTTGAAAAAAGGAATGAATGTGGTGAATATGAATTACCGTATCAAACGCGGTATTCCCCTTGCCTCGGAAGATTTGACGTATGCCCTGAATTTTCTAAAAGCTAATAACGCAGCTTATCGGCTGAACCTGGATAAGATAGTGGTTTCGGGCTTTTCGGCCGGGGCGCACATTGCCAGCCTGGTAGCGGTAACGGCCAACGACCCGACTTATCCCTTTAAATTATCCAGCGGCCTTAAAATTGCCGCCGTAGTTAATTTTTCGGGGCCGGTCGATGGCCTGGACGTCGTCGAGAAAGTATTTATGAGCAACGACGTGCCGGTAATGAAGGCAATCGGCGTCGCGCTTTTCCCGGAAACTACCGACTATGCGCCGAAAGAATACATCCGCAAATTTGAACCCATCACGTATTTCGATAAAAACGACCCGCCCTTTTTTATCTGGCAAGGTGGTAAGGACGACCAGGTTCCGCCCGTAACGTTTGAAAAGTTTGTCGCGCTGCTCAAACAGGAGCCGAAGAAAAATGAAGTGCTATTTGTGCCCGAAGGGCAGCACAGCCCGAACGCGAATGAGCTGAAAGACGCTTATCAGAAAATCTTTCATTTTCTGGACAGGCTCTAA
- a CDS encoding M28 family metallopeptidase → MRLLEIVKLLDNQPNAGRSALIREHLDALGVHCVMQKYATGTNLFVDLGRPETKVGVGTHFDRVPVSAGANDNGSAIAVGLDIIRRHLEAGSKAGVRVFFFDEEETGLKGSRAYVAQYGVADLTGLINLEMVGMGNKFALWPVEATRSGPLLERFEAVAWQQVGCHRFDQIVTNTADHVPFRQAGMRDAFTVTCITDQDMAVAQHYFQAIAQQADTAKLMQILAQAPLFRHYHQPTDTYEKLSETTLAMTSAAVWKTILAAQ, encoded by the coding sequence ATGAGACTTCTGGAAATCGTAAAGCTGCTTGATAACCAGCCCAATGCCGGGCGTAGTGCTTTAATAAGAGAGCACCTTGATGCACTTGGGGTTCATTGCGTAATGCAGAAATATGCCACTGGTACTAACCTGTTCGTTGATTTGGGCCGGCCAGAAACCAAGGTTGGCGTAGGTACTCATTTTGACCGCGTACCTGTTTCGGCCGGTGCGAATGACAATGGTTCGGCCATCGCCGTCGGCCTTGATATTATTCGCAGGCATCTGGAAGCAGGCAGCAAAGCGGGCGTGCGGGTGTTTTTTTTCGATGAAGAAGAAACGGGCCTGAAAGGCTCGCGCGCCTACGTGGCGCAATATGGCGTAGCAGACCTAACCGGATTAATAAATCTGGAAATGGTTGGTATGGGTAATAAGTTTGCCTTATGGCCCGTGGAGGCCACACGCAGCGGGCCGTTACTGGAGCGGTTTGAGGCAGTCGCCTGGCAGCAGGTGGGCTGTCACCGGTTTGACCAGATAGTGACGAATACCGCCGACCACGTGCCTTTTCGCCAAGCCGGGATGCGCGATGCTTTTACTGTTACGTGCATCACAGACCAGGATATGGCGGTTGCGCAGCACTATTTCCAGGCAATTGCACAGCAGGCAGACACTGCTAAGCTGATGCAAATACTAGCGCAGGCCCCGCTATTCAGGCATTACCACCAACCCACCGATACCTACGAAAAGCTGAGCGAAACCACGTTGGCAATGACTTCGGCCGCCGTTTGGAAAACTATCCTGGCAGCTCAATAG